The Fluviispira vulneris sequence AATACTCCCAACTAATGGAACACAAAATGTCTCTCTTACTTTTTTTTCTGGATGAGTTTTTATATATTGAACAAGGGCTATGCCTGAGAAAATTGGCATGCGGACATCGACGATCACTAAATCAAAAGACTCTTGTGACTCTTCTAATTCCTTCAGTGCTTTATCAGCGCTTAAAAAAGTTCTGTAATTTTTAATTCCTAATTTAACAAATATTTTTTCAACTTGTGAAAGAATATCTGGATCGTCATCGACAACCATAATATGACTAAATGCAGATTGTGTCATTTTCTCCTCCGTCCGATCCTTTAGATTTTATCATAATCGCTCGATATCCCTTTATGTCAGTTAATTGCTACCAATGCATGCTAAATTCAGACAGAAAGAACGAAGGGATAATGTCAAGCCAAAACCCCTTAGAAAAAAAGTTAGATAGATATTATGAAGATATTATGAGTAAAATCATGGAAATTTTGCAAACACAAAAAGATCTTCTGGGGGAAGAGAAGGACTTAAAAAAGGATGTTGCTAAATTAAAGGAACATGTATTAGAAATTAAAACTAATATACAAGCAATTGAAGCAAAATTATCAAGTAAATCTTCTGGTATAAGTGGTGGATCTCCTCAACCTCATCCACCTTTAGGAGCTTCGACAGTAAGTGCAGCGACACTTTCATCTGTAGCTTCCTCAAATCAGGCCCAGCAATCGGGTGCACATCTACCTGCTTCCTCAAAAAGTTTAAAAGATTTTTTAGCTCAGGAATTTGCAATATTTGATGTAAAAGTTTTAAATGCCTTTATAAAATCAACAAAAGAAGTAATTAAAACAAATACAAAAAATGATCCAACTTTTTTGAAACCAGTGATCGAAGCTGGTATGGCTCTACCAATCGTAATTGCAGGAAAAATGCCTCTATCACGTGATAAAGGAAAGGGAGCAATGGCATTTAGTATGGCTCTTGAAGCTGCACAAGCAATCACAAAGGCTGTTTTTATGATGCCAGAGGATGGTAAGGTGACAGATGCGGATATTAAAGACGTAACAAGTGAAATCTGCAATCAAATTTGTGGAAAGTCAAAATTAACTTTAAAAAATGAAGGATATAGTTTTGAAATTGGCCTTCCAGAGATTCATCAAGGAAATCCAACAGAGTTATTAGCAAAACTTGGGCATCCCAAAGTAGCTTTGCATTTTGAGTATTTAAAGAAACCATTTTTTGTCTTTTTTTGGGGATAGATTATTTTATTATATACATTAATAATAATTATATATATTTAACTGTTGTAATATATTTAAAATTTAGGTGTATATAAAATTTGAATTAAGAAGTTTTGTTACAGTAAAGTTAAAATAAATTTATTTAAGATTACCAGAAAAATAATATATCGAATCCTTGATAATATAAATTTAAATGCTAGATTAATTTTGTCTCGTCTCTATTATAAAAGGAAATATTCATGAAATTAAAGTGTTCTTTGCTATTGCTTTCAGCTATTTCAAGTACTGTTTATGCAAAAACTTATAATCTAGATACAGTTATTAGTAAAGATAATATTAGTCAAATTATTTCTGCTATGACTAAAACTTTTGAAAAAGGCGAAGTTGATCCGACATTTCCAGTCGGAATTTCTGGGACATATGAATTAGATGAGCAAAATCGTTTGGTCGCGATAAATGTTGAACATGCTGTGTTTAAAATGGTTAATATACCTCTCGTAGGCACTTATCAAACTGATGTATCCATCTCGGGTAAAATTTCTGCAGGCAATTGTGGTAAAATTGAGCAAGTAACTCATAAGGTCAATTCTGGAATACCAGAAGCTATTAATGCTCGATTTAGTGAGAGAGTTAAAGTTCAAGGAGCTAAAGCTCTTGAGCTTGGTATTGAAAATTCAGGATTGAAAAAATATTGTGTAACTCCTAAGTACGATTTATATTTCTATTAAAAATAAATAATCAAAAAAAGTATACGGAGACGAGGCAAATTAAAGATCAAAGTATTTTCTTTGATCTTTTTCTATTTGTAATATCTTATTTATATAAATTGAGTATTATTATAATTTTTTGAAAAATTATCATTGAGTTCACTTTCAAAGATTTTATAACTCAGAATTTCTAAAAATCTATCCAAAATATAATTCTCATTTTCAATAGCTGCTTGGGCTAAAACTTTTTTAGACTCTATATTGTTGTATAAAAATAAGCATGTTTCACATGGGTGAGTTGATGATAAAGGTAATTCGATATTTAGATTTATTTTTCTACATGCTTCAAGCACTGCTTCTGGTCCATCGGTATGAATCCACATTTTAATCAGGTCATCAGGAGTTGTTTTTAGCAAATCAATAAGCGATTTATTATGTAAACTTCCAATTTTCATCTCTTTGATTTTTTCTAAGTGAAGACCACAGCAAGAACTCAGATCCAGATCGGGCGTGACAGTCAAAACGTTTAAGACAGTATTGCAGCGCGTTTTATTTTGCTCTAAAAATCGTGATCGACTCGATGGATGTGAAATCTCTTTGACTCCATCTGATTTTATCCAGACGTTTCTTTGAATAATAATTTTTTTATCCTCAATAAAGCTTTTAATATCAGGATCTGCAAAGAATATATTATTATTAAGTTCATATGATTCATTGCATATTTCAATATTCACCACAGTTAATATATCATTTCTAACAGCAGCTTTAACTCAATTTATAATTCTTTCAATTTTTACATATTTCTGGTGAAAATCGCCCGTACTAAAATTTATTTCATTTAATCCACAGTTTTTTAAATCCGTCAGTTTTTTTTCTGCTGCTGCCTGTGAGTAAGCCCAGTAACCATTTGTGATGCATCGAGTGCGAAAACCTAGAGAATGTGCTTGGAAAACTCTGTCATCAAGTTCCTTCCCGAGGGTAAAACACTCACCACCGGTAAAACAAATCAATTTTAGAGTCGGAATGTGTGTTGCTTCGTCTATGAGGCTTTTTAGGTTTTCCTTGGGAATTCTTTTCGTAATTTTAGGATTGCAAGCAAAGCAACAATGTTCGCAGGCTGCAGTGCAATGATGAGTTGTTATCAATGAAAGAGTTGTGGGAAGTATAAGCATATTTATTCTTTTATTTTATATGATAAAAGCAGCTAAAACGACAAAGACTTCGGCAGCAACAACTGCATTCGTAACACCAGCTACATTGGAAACAGCTACGGCATTGGCGATGGCAACTGCATTGGCATAGGCTTCAGCATTCACTGCTGCGTTTGTATTTGCTGAATTGCTGTACAGAAGTATTTGATTGGTAGGTGAACCTTGGTTTTTAATTTTTGCAAGAGTTGGTTTGTCTCTAGATATAAGTGAGAAAGTATTGTAAAAATTTGGATATGTTTTGTTTATGTATGATTTCAACTCATTTGAATCAGCAACTAATTCTTTATAATCATCTGAGTTTTTATCTATGTTTTTTTGCTTTAATGTTTTTTCATCTTGTGAAATAATTTGCATTCTTCTGTGAATTCTCGACGCAATCTCTATAAAATATTGGTCTTTCGACATATTTAATAGTTCTTTATTGTTTTTTTCGATATCATAATTTTTGCCATTTTTGTTCTTCATATCTTTCAAGAAATTAATGTAATTCGTTATTTTATTTGCGCTGTTTTCTTGAGGCTTGACTAAAATTTTATCGGATTTCTCATTTGCATTATTTTGGGCAAATGTTGAATTTGCTGAAATCAAAGTTAAAAAAGTTAATATTTTTTTTAGATTTGATCTTTTCATAGATATTTACCTCAGAATTACTTTATAGTATATAACAATAAAATGAGCATAAATTTCGACAGAAAATTGACATTTATTAGAGATTATAATTATTCGAATTTTATTTCAACATTTGCAATATAATTTTCTATTTTTTCAATTGATTTTAAAATATTTGCTTCTTTTTTTATCTTTGCAGATTCTTCAATTTTCTTTCCTAACTCACTTAACTCCATAAAACCATAGGAACCACAAGTGCCTTTCAATTTATGTCCTAGAGATTCTATAAGGGAAAAATCTCCATCTTCTAATGCTTTACGTATCATTACGATATCGCTTTTTCGTTTAATAAGAAATTCAGGGATTATTTCTTCGAAGTCCTTATCTAAAACAAGCGAGTGTTTTTTCCCCATATTTTCCATCCATTCTTTTGAAAATTATGAACCTAGATATTTTTTAATTTCGCTTAGAAAATCATTTTTTTTAATTGGCTTTGTTATATGCGCATTGCAACCTGCCTTCAAAGTTTCCCCTCCGCGTTCTTGTAAATCATTTGCAGTGAGTGCAATAATTGGAATTGCAGTTCTTTTTTCCTCAATTTCCCATTTGCGAATGGTACGGGTCGCTATGAGGCCATCCATGATCGGCATTTGCACATCCATTAAGATGAGATCATATTTTTTTATTTTTATTTTTTCAAATGCTATCTCACCATTTTGAGCAAATTCATATTTATAAATTGATTTCTTGAGATAAATAGACATAAGTAGACGATTCTCTTCGTTATCATCTACTATTAGAATTGTTTTCTCTATTTTATTTGCAAGATTCTCTTCATCCATAATATCCTGCTTTAAGAGTAAATTGTTAGGATGAATTATATTTAAATCATCCTAACAAGCGGATTGCGAGTGCTGGTGTTTGATTCGTTTGTGCGAGAACGGCAACACCAGATTGTTTCAGTATGGATGTTTGTGCGAGTTTTGCTGTTTCTTCTGCAAAATCCGTGTCTCTAATGCGGCTGTTACTTGCAGCATTGTTTTCAGCTTGAATACTCAACTGATTGATTGTGGAATTGAGACGACTTTGAATTGCGCCCATTGTTGCACGATAACCTGAAACTTTTGTTATCGCGTCATCGATGACACTTATAGATCTTTGTGAATGATCTTTTGTATTCACACTTGATTTTTCATCTTCTTCAGATGTACCAAGATTAAGTCCTTCTTCATCAACCGTTGCATTTACATTACTTAAGTCAATGCGGATGATATCAGTTGGATTGATTTGATCTTTACCATCAATACTTTCAAAAAAGTTTTTACCAACTTGAACTTCGAGTGGGTATTCATTTGATCTCTTTTTAATTTCATCAGGAACATTGTCCTGATTACCTACGAGCAAAAGTGTTCCGTTAAATTCTGTGGTTTTTGAAATTCGTGTGATTTCATCTTTTAGTTGTGAAAATTCTTTATTTAGGAATCCTCTTTCAATATTACCAATCGTATCACTTGCACCTTGTACAGAAAGTTCACGCAAACGACTCAATATATTTCCTATTTCATTCAAACCACCTTCTGCAGTTTGAATTAAAGAAACACCGTCACTTGCATTTCGTCTAGCCATAACAAGCCCGCGATAGTCAGCTTTTAATTTTTCACTAATTGCGAGTCCAGCAGCGTCATCAGAGGCTTTGTTAATTCTAAAACCTGAAGACAGTTTTTCCATTGCAAGATTATTCATATCATTGCTAATATTTAAGTTACGTTGTGCATTTAGAGACTGTACGTTAGTTGCAATGCGGAAACCCATAGTTTTTAACCTCCTGACTATGAACCTTGATCCTGCTGCGCAAAAAAATCTTTAATTTTTTCTTATGCAGGATGCAATTATTTTGACTGCATCAAATTTGCATTCCTTTAATCGAATTAAAGTTGATTCACTTTAGGAATTATTATTTAAAAAAATAAATAATATGTTTATGTAGAAAATTATGCGCTTTATATGAATGAGATTTTTTTTATTATTTGTTTTTTTATAAAATGTTATAGAATACGCATACGTGCTTCTAAATATTCCATTTTTAATTTATGAACTAAATTGGCACAACTTATAATTTCTTTAATTTCCGAAACAATTTGACCAATTTCAAGCTCGCCTTCTTGCAAATTACCGTTTAGCATACCTTCTTTAGCTCTTCCTTTGCCAAGAATTTTCAGCAGCTCTTCATTTGAAGCACAAATATTTTCTGCTTGTGCCACTTTTTGGGCAAAGTCATTTTCAAGCAAACGTACAGGCACAAGTTTTTTCATACGAAGAAAAGTAGAATTGTATTGTGCATTGCACATAGCTTGTTTGAAATTATCATGGGCGGAGCTTTCTACTGTAGCTGCAAAGGCTGTGCCGATCTGCACGCCTTCAGCCCCCATGGCAAGAGCTCCAAGAATGGAACTGCCTGTCGCAAATCCTCCAGCTATAATAAATGGGATTTCTAATTTATTTTGCAGTTGTTGCAGTAAAACGAGGGATGTGATTTCGTCACGCCCATTGTGGCCTCCCGCTTCAAATCCTTCAACGACCACAGCATCGACGCCTGCATCTTGGCTTTTTTGGGCAAACTCAGGTGAGCTAACTACATGCACAACGGTGCAGCCTTCTTTTTTTAAAAATGGAGTCCATTTTTTAGGGGAACCTGCACTGGTGAAAAATATTTTTACCCCTGCATGAAGTGCGACTTTTATTTGTTCTTCTGTTTTATCGTATAATAAAGGAATATTTACACCAAATGGTTTTTGTGTCAGTGCATGAGCTTTATTAATTTGTTCTTTTAATAAATCGGGATACATGCTGCCTGCGCCGATGAGTCCTAAGCATCCTGTATTTGCCGCTGCTGCAGCTAATTTTCCACCGCTTACCCAAACCATACCTGCTTGGACAATCGGGTTTTCAATTGCAAACAATTCAAGAATTCTTGATTTTGGCCATTTGATTAATTCTGAATTCATTATTTTTCTCCATTCAGCTAAATTGCGAGAAGATTATTCACTTTCTTTTTTAGCAGATGGAGCTTCTTGATTGGAAGAGTTTTTCTGAGATTCTTTTTTCCGTTTAATTGTCTCTTCATCTATTTTCGAAATATGCGTTGGATAAAGTGGAGCAGGATCCAATTTAAATCCGCAAGAATAATAAGAACTAGAAAAAAGTACAATAATTATGAATTTGCTTGGTTTAATCTTTTGCATTGTTATTTCTTTTTGCAAAGAACGTATTAATTCTTTTTTTATGTTCATAATTTAAAAAATATTTATCAAAAATTTCGTTGTCATATTCCTCGAGTTGATATGTTTCTTTAATATTATGTCTATGCATTAGATCATTTCTGATATCAATCGGAGCTTGTTCAATATTATCACGCCATTCATTAAGAGCACGGTAACAATTTTTTATGTTGAGAAAAGTGTTGTCTATCAAATTGAGATTAACCAATTGGTCATAACAAATGTTATGTTTCCCAATGATCATGGCAGAAATTTTTTTGTGTGAGAGTTGTGGACAAAGTTCTGCAAGTCTCAACATTCCTCCCCAGCCTGCAGGAATCCCAAATCTCATTTGAGTGAAATGCAAATCTGATTTCTTCCCTATACTCCATCTAAAATCAGTCGCTAAAGCCAATTCTGCTCCCCCTCCGTAGGCTGCGCCCGCTAATAAAGTAACAGACGGAATAGAGCAGCTGTGTAGAAGTTTACAGAATGCTTTTATAGATGATGCATAATTTTGGCAGAGTTCTTTCGAACCATTTTTGAGATCTGAAAGGTTTCCACCACTGGAAAATATACCTTTGACAGAAGATTGAACGACAATTAATAAACAATTATTATCTAAAATAAATTTCTCAAATATAGATAAATTATTTTCCTTTTTCCAAGAAATTTCTTGCATAACCGCTGACATTCGCAAACTAATTGCGTTGCGGGTGGATGGAGAAGAAAAAGTAATAAAGCAAATATTATTGA is a genomic window containing:
- a CDS encoding chemotaxis protein CheX; this encodes MSSQNPLEKKLDRYYEDIMSKIMEILQTQKDLLGEEKDLKKDVAKLKEHVLEIKTNIQAIEAKLSSKSSGISGGSPQPHPPLGASTVSAATLSSVASSNQAQQSGAHLPASSKSLKDFLAQEFAIFDVKVLNAFIKSTKEVIKTNTKNDPTFLKPVIEAGMALPIVIAGKMPLSRDKGKGAMAFSMALEAAQAITKAVFMMPEDGKVTDADIKDVTSEICNQICGKSKLTLKNEGYSFEIGLPEIHQGNPTELLAKLGHPKVALHFEYLKKPFFVFFWG
- a CDS encoding radical SAM protein, whose product is MLILPTTLSLITTHHCTAACEHCCFACNPKITKRIPKENLKSLIDEATHIPTLKLICFTGGECFTLGKELDDRVFQAHSLGFRTRCITNGYWAYSQAAAEKKLTDLKNCGLNEINFSTGDFHQKYVKIERIIN
- a CDS encoding Hpt domain-containing protein, whose amino-acid sequence is MGKKHSLVLDKDFEEIIPEFLIKRKSDIVMIRKALEDGDFSLIESLGHKLKGTCGSYGFMELSELGKKIEESAKIKKEANILKSIEKIENYIANVEIKFE
- a CDS encoding response regulator, with protein sequence MDEENLANKIEKTILIVDDNEENRLLMSIYLKKSIYKYEFAQNGEIAFEKIKIKKYDLILMDVQMPIMDGLIATRTIRKWEIEEKRTAIPIIALTANDLQERGGETLKAGCNAHITKPIKKNDFLSEIKKYLGS
- a CDS encoding flagellin N-terminal helical domain-containing protein, with amino-acid sequence MGFRIATNVQSLNAQRNLNISNDMNNLAMEKLSSGFRINKASDDAAGLAISEKLKADYRGLVMARRNASDGVSLIQTAEGGLNEIGNILSRLRELSVQGASDTIGNIERGFLNKEFSQLKDEITRISKTTEFNGTLLLVGNQDNVPDEIKKRSNEYPLEVQVGKNFFESIDGKDQINPTDIIRIDLSNVNATVDEEGLNLGTSEEDEKSSVNTKDHSQRSISVIDDAITKVSGYRATMGAIQSRLNSTINQLSIQAENNAASNSRIRDTDFAEETAKLAQTSILKQSGVAVLAQTNQTPALAIRLLG
- a CDS encoding NAD(P)H-dependent flavin oxidoreductase, encoding MNSELIKWPKSRILELFAIENPIVQAGMVWVSGGKLAAAAANTGCLGLIGAGSMYPDLLKEQINKAHALTQKPFGVNIPLLYDKTEEQIKVALHAGVKIFFTSAGSPKKWTPFLKKEGCTVVHVVSSPEFAQKSQDAGVDAVVVEGFEAGGHNGRDEITSLVLLQQLQNKLEIPFIIAGGFATGSSILGALAMGAEGVQIGTAFAATVESSAHDNFKQAMCNAQYNSTFLRMKKLVPVRLLENDFAQKVAQAENICASNEELLKILGKGRAKEGMLNGNLQEGELEIGQIVSEIKEIISCANLVHKLKMEYLEARMRIL
- a CDS encoding enoyl-CoA hydratase-related protein, which translates into the protein MIKLVDGEDFSINIINNICFITFSSPSTRNAISLRMSAVMQEISWKKENNLSIFEKFILDNNCLLIVVQSSVKGIFSSGGNLSDLKNGSKELCQNYASSIKAFCKLLHSCSIPSVTLLAGAAYGGGAELALATDFRWSIGKKSDLHFTQMRFGIPAGWGGMLRLAELCPQLSHKKISAMIIGKHNICYDQLVNLNLIDNTFLNIKNCYRALNEWRDNIEQAPIDIRNDLMHRHNIKETYQLEEYDNEIFDKYFLNYEHKKRINTFFAKRNNNAKD